One Pyrenophora tritici-repentis strain M4 chromosome 5, whole genome shotgun sequence DNA window includes the following coding sequences:
- a CDS encoding RNA-binding protein (contains KH domain): MATPDLNAILAALAAHPSATPSAAPQQPQQAQHAPPQGLPAGFPGAMPSATPPAMHGYNFPTPTHSGSLDLSAIKPVSSGSVSIEDALAKARGFAAQKGLAHEARPGISEPWSGYGVPAQTYTAAAYQEDPRLSGRQPYRRSRSRSRSPVRREAARESYNPYRDERRDERRGGYGRERDRSPPRRDTFSPSQQYGQARSPPANDNSEVILIDSSLVGLVIGRQGESLRRIEQESQTRIQFINGPESGPQRECRITGSPGARISAKREINRIIEENGGNPARETGRNARPAAKTVGQQQPALREGEQSSQIMVPDRTVGLIIGRGGETIRDLQERSGCHVNIVGENKSVNGLRPVNLIGSPTAAAHAKELIMEIVDSDTKQMEGSGGQQPQPQQQFNNRRETFDPYGGGTAAGAAAGKINDSIHVPSDAVGMIIGKGGETIKSMQSETGCKINVSQASGADIEREIGLVGTRQAIDDAKRAIWEKVDQVTAREEQLATT, from the exons ATGGCCACCCCCGATCTGAACGCGATTCTCGCGGCTCTCG CCGCCCATCCCTCAGCTACCCCCTCTGCAGCGCCCCAGCAGCCCCAACAGGCACAGCATGCACCTCCGCAAGGCTTGCCAGCCGGGTTCCCTGGCGCAATGCCTAGTGCCACTCCACCTGCAATGCATGGCTATAATTTCCCCACTCCCACACACTCTGGTAGTCTTGATCTGAGTGCCATCAAGCCCGTGAGCTCTGGCTCGGTGAGCATCGAGGATGCGCTGGCAAAGGCGCGCGGTTTTGCGGCCCAAAAAGGCCTTGCACATGAAGCGCGTCCAGGTATCTCTGAACCTTGGTCTGGTTATGGTGTCCCAGCGCAAACTTACACGGCTGCAGCTTATCAGGAAGATCCGCGACTTAGCGGACGACAGCCGTACCGACGCTCTCGGTCGCGCTCGCGATCTCCGGTGCGCCGAGAAGCAGCACGTGAAAGCTACAACCCATACCGCGACGAGCGCCGTGATGAGCGCAGAGGCGGCTATGGGCGTGAACGTGATCGCTCCCCCCCTAGGCGTGACACCTTCTCTCCCTCGCAGCAATACGGGCAGGCGCGTTCGCCCCCCGCTAATGACAACTCTGAGGTGATTCTCATTGACTCTTCGTTGGTTGGCTTGGTCATTGGACGTCAAGGTGAGAGTCTTCGCCGCATTGAACAAGAATCCCAGACTCGTATTCAATTCATCAACGGCCCCGAATCCGGACCTCAACGCGAGTGCCGTATAACCGGTAGTCCTGGTGCTCGTATCAGTGCAAAGCGCGAAATCAACCGTATCATCGAAGAGAATGGTGGCAACCCTGCTCGTGAGACGGGCCGCAATGCACGGCCTGCCGCTAAGACGGTTGGTCAGCAACAACCTGCTCTTAGAGAGGGTGAACAATCGTCCCAGATTATGGTGCCTGATCGTACTGTTGGTCTCATCATCGGCCGTGGTGGTGAAACTATCCGTGATCTGCAAGAGCGCAGTGGCTGCCACGTCAACATTGTCGGTGAAAACAAGAGTGTGAACGGTCTCCGTCCTGTGAACCTCATTGGAAGTCCCACTGCTGCTGCTCATGCTAAGGAGCTCATCATGGAGATTGTCGATAGTGACACTAAGCAAATGGAAGGCTCCGGTGGCCAGCAGCCGCAGCCGCAACAACAATTCAACAACAGGCGTGAAACCTTCGACCCTTACGGCGGAGGCACAGCTGCAGGTGCAGCTGCAGGCAAGATCAATGACAGCATTCATGTTCCTTCTGACGCCGTTGGCATGATTATTGGCAAAG GTGGTGAAACTATCAAATCGATGCAGTCCGAGACAGGGTGCAAGATTAATGTTTCGCAAGCTTCTGGTGCTGATATCGAGCGCGAGATTGGCCTCGTCGGAACTCGCCAGGCTATTGATGATGCCAAACGTGCTATCTGGGAGAAGGTTGATCAAGTG ACAGCGAGAGAAGAACAACTCGCGACGACGTGA
- a CDS encoding GTPase-activating protein, whose amino-acid sequence MSPVKFPPPPAPPATLEKPAPAPTRKLTGPFAWLSRNSSSKKPESTTTTSTAEKRHTGASIATIGSNPELTLSRIDDEGDMRTNNRSSQGSLRDRFKFLRMREEAGITLSDETNSDGTPSTAPPILHARSSSRIGSPTGLSDDEPGSPPALQKQPTINPKLAPGTASGFAAGPAGDSAEPVDWDLWQSVVNEGPAAIARTSPEELNRAIANGIPQVIRGVIWQVLAQSKNEELECMYRELVARGTDKEQMSVKPTNASNGQTNGNGKESVASSSSSVHSDYSSPATTTTSTNVPLRSPSVASDSSDDPAKTQARIAAERKLSVAAISKLEKVIKRDLGARTSYSKYVMAAGLQDGLFGICKAYALYDDAVGYAQGMNFIAMPLLFNMPEEEAFSLFVTLMNKYHLRDLFVADMAGLHLHLYQFERLLEDFEPALYCHLRRREVKPQLYATQWFLTLFAYRFPLQLVLRIYDLILSEGLESAILKFGIVLMQKNAEALLGMKDMSTLTTFLKERLFDVYIDKAPSANSILENGFFGSTAGVDKEVYRADVLVRDATSVKVTPEMLKQYTVEWKEQQRIEKERETELHGLKDKVTSLEQKVRSLEHRTEQSDMEHVQVASELIKTKVENENFAEENEALRTKVEELQKIVDTQPAEVEARLKSEMETVMQKNIVVHNENRNLEESMAEMEKELVAVKMQWATINEEHEALKQKWNNISQMMK is encoded by the exons ATGTCACCCGTCAAATTCCCTCCACCTCCTGCCCCACCAGCCACCCTGGAGAAGCCCGCGCCAGCACCGACAAGAAAACTCACAGGCCCATTTGCATGGCTATCGAGAAACAGTTCTAGCAAGAAGCCCGAATCCACCACTACAACATCAACAGCAGAGAAGCGACACACAGGAGCTTCGATCGCGACCATTGGCAGCAATCCTGAACTTACCTTGAGTAGAATTGATGACGAGGGCGATATGCGTACGAATAACCGATCGAGCCAGGGTAGCCTTCGCGACCGTTTCAAGTTCTTACGCATGAGGGAGGAGGCGGGCATAACACTAAGCGACGAGACAAACTCCGATGGCACCCCCTCAACGGCACCGCCCATCCTCCACGCGCGCTCGAGTAGTCGCATTGGCAGTCCCACTGGCTTGTCCGACGACGAACCAGGCAGCCCGCCCGCGCTCCAGAAACAACCCACCATCAACCCGAAGCTGGCTCCTGGAACCGCGTCTGGATTTGCCGCAGGTCCGGCAGGAGACTCGGCCGAGCCTGTGGATTGGGATCTGTGGCAGTCGGTTGTCAACGAGGGCCCAGCAGCTATTGCGCGTACTAGTCCCGAGGAACTCAATCGTGCCATCGCAAATGGCATCCCTCAGGTCATCCGTGGCGTCATATGGCAAGTTCTGGCACAAAGCAAAAACGAAGAGCTCGAGTGCATGTACAGGGAGCTTGTAGCCCGGGGAACGGACAAGGAGCAAATGAGCGTTAAGCCGACCAACGCCAGCAACGGCCAAACGAATGGAAACGGAAAAGAATCGGTTGCCTCGTCCTCTTCCTCTGTCCACTCCGATTATTCGAGCCcagccaccaccaccacaagCACAAACGTACCGTTGCGCTCGCCATCCGTTGCCTCCGACTCCTCCGACGACCCAGCCAAGACACAAGCAAGAATTGCTGCGGAAAGGAAGCTAAGCGTGGCGGCCATCTCCAAGCTGGAAAAGGTCATCAAACGCGACCTGGGTGCGCGAACCAGTTACTCCAAGTACGTCATGGCAGCCGGTCTACAAGACGGCCTTTTCGGCATCTGCAAAGCCTACGCCCTGTACGATGATGCTGTTGGCTACGCTCAAGGCATGAACTTTATTGCTATGCCTCTACTGTTCAACATGCCAGAGGAAGAAGCTTTCAGTCTTTTTGTAACGCTGATGAACAAATACCACCTGCGCGACTTGTTTGTCGCAGATATGGCCGGACTCCACCTACATCTCTACCAGTTCGAACGTCTTTTGGAAGACTTTGAACCTGCCCTTTATTGCCATCTCCGCCGCAGGGAGGTCAAGCCCCAACTATATGCAACACAGTGGTTCCTCACTCTATTCGCATACCGCTTCCCGCTACAGCTAGTTCTGCGTATCTATGACTTGATTCTCAGCGAAGGACTGGAGTCTGCGATCTTGAAGTTTGGCATTGTACTCATGCAGAAGAACGCAGAAGCGCTGCTGGGCATGAAGGACATGTCGACGCTCACGACTTTCCTCAAGGAGCGGCTGTTTGACGTATACATTGACAAAGCTCCTTCGGCGAACTCGATCCTTGAGAATGGCTTCTTTGGTTCCACGGCTGGTGTTGACAAGGAAGTTTACCGCGCTGACGTACTCGTGAGGGATGCAACCTCTGTCAAAGTTACACCAGAAATGCTCAAACAGTATACGGTCGAGTGGAAAGAACAGCAACGGATAGAGAAGGAGCGTGAAACTGAGCTACATGGGCTCAAAGACAAGGTCACCTCTTTGGAACAGAAGGTCCGATCGCTGGAACACCGTACTGAGCAGTCAGACATGGAGCACGTTCAGGTCGCCTCTGAACTGATCAAGACCAAGGTCGAGAACGAAAACTTTGCCGAGGAAAACGAAGCGCTTCGGACCAAGGTTGAAGAGCTGCAAAAGATTGTTGACACACAGCCTGCAGAGGTCGAGGCAAGACTGAAGAGTGAGATGGAAACAGTCATGCAGAAGAACATTGTCGTTCACAATGAGAATCGCAACCTGGAAGAGTCCATGGCCGAGATGGAGAAGGAGCTGGTGGCGGTCAAGATGCAATGGGCCACG ATCAACGAGGAACACGAAGCACTCAAGCAGAAATGGAACAACATCTCACAGATGATGAAGTAA
- a CDS encoding Nfu-N multi-domain protein: MFIQTEPTPNADALKFNPNQRVLPENISSPFLEYLNPRSTLAPPHPSPLAAQLMNIDGITSVFFGADYITVTKDSSTPWAHIKPEVFALINEYMTSGQPIVNTVAAKAGEQGQGGQENDSLAYDENDDEVVGMIKELLETRVRPAIQEDGGDIEFRGFNDGQVWLKLRGACRTCDSSTVTLKNGIESMLMHYIEEVKGVQQVLDQEEEIALKEFAKFEEKLRQQKGPDAVAGTVGKGSLDYVE; the protein is encoded by the exons ATGTTCATCCAAACCGAGCCCACCCCAAACGCCGAT GCCCTGAAATTCAACCCCAACCAACGCGTCCTCCCCGAAAACATATCATCCCCCTTCCTCGAATACCTAAACCCACGGTCCACGCTCGCCCCACCGCACCCCTCACCCCTCGCCGCCCAACTCATGAACATCGACGGCATAACCAGCGTCTTCTTCGGCGCAGACTACATCACAGTAACAAAAGACTCGTCCACACCCTGGGCGCACATCAAACCCGAAGTCTTCGCCCTCATCAATGAATACATGACATCCGGCCAACCTATTGTCAACACCGTCGCCGCAAAAGCCGGTGAGCAGGGCCAAGGCGGCCAGGAAAACGACAGTCTGGCCTACGACGAAAACGATGATGAAGTCGTTGGTATGATTAAAGAGTTACTGGAAACACGCGTTCGCCCTGCGATTCAGGAGGATGGCGGTGATATTGAGTTTCGTGGGTTTAACGATGGGCAGGTGTGGCTGAAGCTGAGGGGTGCGTGCAGGACTTGCGATTCTAGTACTGTGACGCTGAAGAATGGGATTGAGAGTATGTTGATGCATTATATTGAGGAGGTTAAAGGTGTGCAGCAAGTGCTGGATCAAGAGGAGGAGATTGCGCTTAAGGAGTTTGCAAAGTTCGAGGAGAAGTTGAGACAGCAGAAGGGGCCGGATGCTGTTGCGGGGACGGTCGGTAAGGGGAGTTTGGATTATGTAGAGTGA
- a CDS encoding TT-ORF1 multi-domain protein: MELPRTLDQPWTPPEMDKDDTLARSNYFEIYSSSPLPYPTSREQRWLKDARRVRDQPWLADKYSANTPTSASRPKPSSRFTDPPPYTPTRPYYLNESHLASKGPPRYPFTPESSQILQRSTELPTSPILWDEHSEASSSPSSSPVQNALSSCISHFENLINTQEPDDDQMEYIVGQFEAMAAHLSTPEAQADGADELYYSDPDQGLGIQQAEEKGEPMETPTQFPEAYVAEVGNYIEGVQKTICDLKKRLDEFKTLNSIQLDVIEDLRQQMRLVRQGMRDELDRGKKETFNPEDTHHFDKTPHLEPNEFSSPQQTPKQDDAHKDADADAPGEFGVDSWQTLVDEEDIARLVQEEYTKLLRSTVDSLTLDDLEPLPPRPKRRHITIIRSPPRRSFWASFGEALDAMTELLFEE, from the coding sequence ATGGAGCTGCCACGTACCCTGGACCAGCCATGGACACCGCCTGAAATGGACAAAGACGACACGCTCGCGAGATCCAACTATTTCGAGATATACAGTAGCTCTCCTTTGCCATATCCTACGTCGCGCGAGCAGCGATGGCTCAAGGATGCTCGTCGTGTGCGCGACCAGCCCTGGTTAGCCGACAAGTACAGCGCCAATACGCCCACCAGCGCATCGCGACCCAAACCCAGTTCAAGGTTCACTGATCCGCCTCCATACACGCCAACACGGCCATATTATCTCAACGAGTCGCATCTGGCATCCAAAGGCCCACCACGCTATCCCTTCACACCGGAAAGCTCGCAGATACTGCAGCGAAGCACTGAACTTCCCACCTCGCCTATACTATGGGACGAGCACTCGGAAGCGTCTTCATCCCCGTCTTCATCGCCCGTGCAGAATGCGCTCTCTTCATGCATATCGCATTTCGAGAACCTGATCAACACGCAAGAGCCCGATGACGACCAAATGGAGTACATTGTAGGACAGTTCGAAGCCATGGCCGCTCACCTATCGACACCCGAAGCACAAGCAGACGGGGCGGATGAGCTATACTATTCTGATCCAGATCAGGGCCTCGGTATCCAACAAGCCGAAGAGAAAGGTGAACCCATGGAAACGCCAACGCAGTTTCCAGAAGCTTATGTGGCGGAAGTAGGCAACTACATCGAGGGCGTTCAGAAGACCATTTGCGATCTCAAGAAGCGCCTGGATGAATTCAAAACTCTGAATAGCATCCAGCTAGACGTCATCGAAGACCTTCGCCAGCAAATGCGACTGGTCCGCCAGGGCATGCGCGACGAACTCGACAGGGGTAAAAAGGAAACATTTAATCCGGAAGATACGCATCATTTTGACAAAACTCCTCATCTTGAACCAAATGAGTTTTCTTCCCCTCAGCAAACCCCCAAGCAAGACGACGCGCACAAAGACGCAGACGCAGATGCGCCAGGCGAATTCGGCGTAGATAGCTGGCAAACTCTCGTCGACGAGGAAGACATCGCACGACTAGTCCAAGAGGAATACACCAAACTGCTGCGTAGTACCGTCGATAGCTTGACCCTGGACGACCTCGAACCGCTACCACCACGACCCAAGAGGAGACACATTACTATCATTCGTTCGCCGCCTAGGCGTAGCTTCTGGGCTTCTTTTGGTGAGGCACTGGATGCCATGACGGAGCTTTTGTTCGAAGAATGA
- a CDS encoding TrpE, Anthranilate-para-aminobenzoate synthase component I, with the protein MAQQLGVQPSLDTIRGVLAAVANSPNPPNLVPIFSSISAEFLTPSSIYLKISAKSKSKLSFLFESAATTETIGRYSFIGADPRKVIKTGPGHGEETDPLPLLEKELAKSRVATVPSIQLPPMTGGAVGYVGYDCVKYFEPKTRRDDVKDVLGVPESFFMLFDTLVALDHFAQVVKVITYVRVPESMDKLEEAYEEAKGTLQRYVKMLKAKDVPLPEQGPIQVGNEYSSNIGQEGYENHVKTLKKHISVGDIIQAVPSQRFARPTSLHPFNVYRNLRNVNPSPYLFYVDCEEFQIIGASPELLVKEHQGRIITHPIAGTVKRGKTLAEDAALAEELSNSLKDRAEHVMLVDLARNDVNRVCDPLSTRVDKLMVVQKFSHVQHLVSEVSGVLRPGKTRFDAFRSIFPAGTVSGAPKVRAMELIAELEKEKRGVYAGAVGYFGYGSVDGDKEIEGAMDTCIALRTMLVKDGIAYLQAGGGIVYDSDPYDEWMETINKLGANTLCITSAEEKHLAEQQEGDE; encoded by the exons ATGGCCCAACAG CTAGGCGTTCAGCCATCGCTCGACACCATTCGAGGAGTATTGGCTGCGGTAGCCAACTCGCCCAACCCACCCAACCTCGTTCCCATCTTCTCCTCGATATCCGCCGAATTCCTGACGCCGTCGAGCATATACCTGAAAATCTCAGCAAA atcaaagtcgaagcTGTCATTCCTCTTTGAGAGTGCTGCGACAACAGAGACGATAGGACGGTACAGCTTCATTGGCGCAG ACCCGCGTAAAGTCATCAAGACTGGTCCCGGCCATGGGGAAGAGACAGACCCGTTACCCCTCCTTGAGAAGGAGCTTGCGAAGAGCCGCGTCGCAACCGTGCCCTCGATACAACTACCTCCCATGACAGGCGGGGCAGTCGGATACGTGGGATATGATTGCGTAAAGTACTTTGAGCCCAAGACACGCCGAGACGATGTAAAAGACGTGCTCGGAGTGCCAGAAAGCTTCTTTATGCTTTTTGATACATTGGTGGCTTTGGACCACTTTGCACAGGTTGTCAAGGTAATAACTTACGTCCGGGTCCCGGAGAGCATGGACAAACTGGAAGAAGCCTACGAAGAAGCCAAGGGCACACTGCAGAGATATGTAAAGATGCTCAAGGCCAAGGATGTTCCGCTGCCCGAACAAGGGCCGATCCAGGTCGGCAACGAGTACTCATCAAACATCGGCCAAGAAGGGTACGAGAATCATGTGAAGACGTTGAAGAAGCACATTAGCGTTGGCGACATCATCCAGGCAGTACCCTCGCAGCGATTTGCAAGACCCACCTCTTTGCATCCTTTCAACGTCTATCGAAACCTTCGAAACGTCAACCCGTCGCCCTACTTGTTCTATGTCGATTGTGAAGAGTTCCAAATAATAGGAGCCAGTCCGGAGCTATTGGTAAAGGAACATCAGGGTCGCATCATTACGCATCCCATCGCGGGTACAGTCAAGCGCGGTAAGACGCTGGCAGAAGACGCAGCACTTGCCGAAGAACTATCGAACTCGCTCAAAGACCGAGCTGAACAT GTCATGTTGGTCGACCTGGCCCGGAATGACGTCAATCGCGTGTGCGACCCACTAAGCACAAGGGTTGACAAGCTAATGGTCGTGCAAAAG TTTTCCCACGTGCAGCACCTGGTCTCGGAGGTCTCAGGGGTGTTGCGACCTGGCAAAACGCGATTCGACGCGTTCCGCTCAATCTTCCCCGCCG GGACTGTGAGCGGCGCACCCAAGGTTCGCGCTATGGAGCTCATTGCCGAGCTCGAGAAGGAAAAACGCGGTGTGTACGCTGGCGCAGTAGGCTACTTTGGCTACGGCAGCGTCGACGGCGACAAGGAAATAGAGGGTGCCATGGAC ACGTGCATTGCACTAAGGACCATGCTTGTCAAAGACGGTATCGCCTATCTCCAAGCAGGG GGCGGCATAGTGTATGACTCGGATCCATATGATGAGTGGATGGAGACGATCAACAAGCTGG GCGCCAATACGCTTTGCATTACATCGGCTGAAGAGAAGCATCTGGCCGAGCAGCAAGAGGGCGACGAGTGA
- a CDS encoding putative cfem domain protein — translation MKSVTILATFAGVVFSQDMPMPNGDCSMLCINNMARIAQTEFSCASDDLACFCTKSNWAYGIRDCSLQACDTEQSSAAISWAYARCAGIAATATGTPPAVPILSSAIASVGTASSTNSGSAGATGIASITSSLASAASSFTSSVASAVASDVSSRTASASSAISSLESSLSDVIASASSALESATNSINSEVSSATGAVGSAASSAASAASSAVEGAGAQATAMPFMAGAGVVAWLLL, via the exons ATGAAGTCCGTCACCATCCTCGCCACCTTTGCTGGTGTTGTCTTCTCCCAGGACATGCCCATGCCCAACGGCGACTGCTCCATGCTGTGCATCAACAACATGGCCAGGATTGCCCAGACCGAATTCTCCTGCGCATCCGACGATCTCGCTTGCTTCTGCACAAAGTCCAACTGGGCTTATGGCATCCGCGATTGCTCTCTCCAGGCCTGCGACACCGAGCAGTCTTCTGCCGCCATAAGCTGGGCCTATGCTCGCTGCGCCGGTATCGCTGCCACCGCCACTGGCACTCCTCCTGCTGTCCCCATCCTCAGCTCTGCCATCGCTAGTGTCGGTACTGCTTCTTCGACCAACAGCGGCAGCGCAGGCGCCACTGGTATTGCCAGCATCACCTCATCTCTCGCCAGCGCCGCCTCGAGCTTCACCTCCAGCGTTGCCTCTGCCGTGGCATCTGACGTTTCTTCAAGGACTGCGTCTGCCTCTTCTGCCATCAGCTCTCTCGA GTCCTCCCTCAGCGACGTTATTGCCTCCGCTAGCTCAGCTCTTGAGTCTGCCACCAACAGCATCAACTCCGAGGTGTCATCCGCTACAGGTGCCGTCGGTAGCGCCGCCTCATCTGCTGcctccgccgcctcctcTGCTGTTGAGGGTGCCGGTGCCCAGGCCACCGCCATGCCCTTCATGGCCGGTGCCGGTGTTGTCGCCTGGCTTCTTCTCTAA
- a CDS encoding FabG, Dehydrogenase with different specificities (related to short-chain alcohol dehydrogenase) produces the protein MSSIQFDPATDIPDQSGRVFLITGGTTGLGASTVSFLPSHNPAHIFFSGRNKARADELISKISKSSPSTKITFIECDLASLASVQSAAKQVLSLTNRLDVLICNAGIMATPSELSKDGYELQFATNHLGHALLMKLLLPLMLETTAQPNPDVRIVNLSSVAYKAGGPSSGIEFSKLKTKNASYGPFYNPMKWVYYNQSKLANLLYSVELAARHPSITSVAVHPGFIKTDLLVHINSMDRQVINLLSHGDWRTAVTGAYNQTWAATTQKENLVNGAYYEPVGVKTVPSTRQGRDRALAKELWEWTERELKDWN, from the exons ATGTCCAGCATCCAGTTCGACCCTGCAACAGATATCCCAGACCAGTCCGGGAGGGTCTTCCTCATCACAGGTG GTACCACCGGTCTTGGAGCGTCCACAGTTTCTTTCCTGCCCTCCCATAATCCTGCACACATCTTCTTCAGCGGTCGCAACAAAGCCCGCGCCGATGAACTCATCTCGAAGATCTCAAAATCCTCGCCCTCCACCAAGATAACGTTCATAGAATGCGACCTCGCCAGCCTTGCTTCAGTTCAGTCCGCTGCCAAGCAGGTTCTCTCACTAACCAACCGCCTCGATGTCTTGATATGCAACGCCGGTATCATGGCCACGCCATCCGAGCTGAGCAAAGACGGCTACGAACTACAATTTGCCACCAACCACCTCGGCCATGCCCTTTTGATGAAGCTCCTCTTACCACTAATGCTGGAGACGACAGCGCAACCCAATCCAGACGTCCGCATTGTCAATCTCTCCTCTGTGGCATACAAGGCCGGTGGACCATCCTCCGGCATCGAGTTCTCCAAGCTCAAAACTAAAAACGCCAGCTACGGACCCTTCTACAACCCCATGAAGTGGGTATACTACAATCAATCCAAGCTAGCCAATCTGCTCTACTCAGTCGAGCTTGCCGCACGACACCCGAGTATCACGTCCGTTGCGGTGCACCCGGGCTTCATCAAGACGGATCTACTTGTGCATATCAACTCTATGGATCGCCAGGTTATAAATTTGCTCTCTCACGGCGATTGGCGGACGGCGGTTACGGGCGCGTATAATCAGACGTGGGCGGCTACTACGCAGAAGGAGAATTTGGTCAATGGGGCGTATTATGAGCCGGTTGGTGTGAAGACGGTTCCAAGTACGAGGCAGGGTAGGGATAGGGCGTTGGCGAAGGAGTTATGGGAGTGGACGGAGAGGGAGTTGAAAGACTGGAATTAG
- a CDS encoding UhpC, Sugar phosphate permease, with the protein MMETKKNEVVTTLERAQTRDEELMKSVPIVGKVDYSGAYEKTDPREIALVRKLDKWIMPMLWSMYWLNYLDRNAIALARLDDLEEDLNLTSTQYQTCVSILFVGYLLGQIPSNMFLNRTRPSRYMGICMGLWAIVSALTALSKDFTGLLLTRFFLGVTEAPYYPGAVYMLSMFYTRKEVATRIAILYTGNILATAFAGLIAAGIFHGLGDVGGISGWRWLFILQGAVTFVIAIVGFFLLPDFPHNTWWLTQAERELATNRMALDTVGNKGETSVWAGFRQAGKDPMVWIFAAMAHMHLAANGFKNFFPTVVETLGFGQTITLVLTCPPYLIAGAVTIAVSWSSGKFNERTWHITISKAVATFGFGLACAEIGVAGRYVAMVIFTIGTYGVNSLILGWCGSTCGQTPEKKAVAIGIVTTVMNASFIWTPYLWPKSDGPRYVIALSSSAAFSVATALFAWAAKICFMRKNKKLREEDSDNHTFYVY; encoded by the exons ATGATGGAAACTAAGAAGAATGAGGTCGTCACCACgcttgagcgagctcagACTCGAGACGAGGAGCTCATGAAGTCTGTCCCCATAGTCGGCAAGGTCGACTATTCTGGAGCATACGAGAAGACGGATCCACGAGAGATTGCACTCGTCAGGAAACTCGACAAATGGATCATGCCCATGCTGTGGTCTATGTACTGGCTCAACTACCTTG ACCGTAATGCGATTGCACTTGCCCGTCTCGATGACCTGGAAGAAGACCTAAACCTCACCAGTACCCAATACCAAACCTGCGTGAGCATCTTGTTCGTAGGATACCTTCTGGGTCAAATCCCCAGTAACATGTTCCTCAACCGAACCCGTCCTAGTCGCTATATGGGTATTTGCATGGGTCTCTGGGCCATTGTCTCAGCCCTCACTGCCTTGTCTAAAGACTTCACCGGCCTCCTGCTCACCCGCTTCTTCCTCGGTGTGACAGAAGCGCCCTACTACCCCGGCGCCGTCTACATGCTCTCCATGTTCTACACCCGCAAGGAAGTCGCCACCCGCATTGCCATCCTTTACACCGGCAACATCCTTGCCACCGCCTTCGCGGGCTTGATTGCAGCGGGCATTTTCCACGGTCTCGGCGATGTAGGCGGCATCTCAGGCTGGAGGTGGTTGTTTATCCTCCAGGGAGCTGTTACATTTGTCATTGCCATTGTAGGATTTTTCCTGCTCCCAGATTTCCCACACAACACCTGGTGGCTTACTCAAGCGGAGCGTGAACTCGCCACCAACCGCATGGCCTTGGACACTGTCGGCAACAAGGGCGAGACCTCCGTCTGGGCTGGATTCAGACAAGCCGGCAAGGACCCCATGGTTTGGATCTTCGCTGCTATGGCGCACATGCATCTCGCAGCCAACGGCTTCAAGAACTTCTTCCCTACTGTCGTAGAAACGCTCGGTTTCGGTCAGACCATCACACTTGTCCTCACATGCCCACCTTACCTAATCGCCGGCGCCGTCACAATCGCCGTCTCATGGTCCTCCGGCAAGTTCAACGAGCGCACATGGCACATTACCATTTCCAAAGCCGTCGCCACCTTCGGCTTTGGTCTCGCATGTGCTGAGATAGGTGTTGCGGGCCGTTACGTCGCCATGGTCATCTTCACAATCGGTACTTATGGTGTCAACTCTTTGATTCTGGGTTGGTGTGGATCAACATGTGGTCAGACGCCCGAGAAGAAGGCCGTCGCTATCGGTATCGTTACTACGGTTATGAACGCCTCGTTTATCTG GACCCCGTACCTCTGGCCCAAGTCTGATGGCCCACGCTACGTCATTGCCTTGTCTTCTTCGGCCGCCTTTAGTGTTGCGACTGCGTTGTTCGCGTGGGCTGCAAAGATTTGCTTCATGCGCAAGAACAAGAAGCTGAGGGAGGAGGACAGCGATAACCATACCTTTTATGTTTACTAG